The Bernardetia sp. ABR2-2B DNA window AGAAGGAAAATCAATGGCTTTTAAATCTGTCCCTCCATCATAAACTATACTTTCTAATTGCCTTTTAATTTTGATGATTTGATTTTCAAAATTAGATTCATCTATCAAAAAATCATTCTGACTGACTATTCTATTATTGAACAAAATTAGTTTTAGATTTAAAGAATTATCTGACTTTTTTTGATTTATTCTTTCTAAATAACTTTCAAGAAGAGCTATTTCTTTTTCTGTTTTTCTCTCCTTACTAGAATGCGAAACATCCCACAAAACAGCAATAGAAGAAGGCAAGATTTTGTCTTTCTGAATAACATTTGGAATTAGATTTATATAAAAATAATCGCTTTCTGTATCTTTAGAATTGCTTTTCTCTCTGAAAACTTTTTCATTTATTTGTGTCGGAATCTCAAAACTAAAAATACCTGTGGCTTCAAAATTTTTCTTATTAGATTTAGCAATATAAGATGTTTCCCACTTTTTGAACTTGAAATTAGAAAGCTCGTTTTGCTTGACCTTAGGCTTTTCTTCTTGATTAATGACTTTTACATTTAGGTCAAAATTCTTCACTTTTCCGTATTTCAAGTTTAGTTGGTACAAAGGAGCTTTGCTATCTTGGAGTTCTTCTTCATAGCCTATCAAGATTATTTTTCTTCCCTTAGCAGGAATGGGATACACTCTAGCCTTATAATTATTTCCAACTGTCATTTCTAATAAAGCTGGGTCAATTTCTTTTCTAATAACTCCTTCAAATGCTCTTCTTCCAAGTTCTTTTTCTACTACTACACCTTCTCTAAGCTTTCCATTTAAATCCATTGCAAACCTAAAAACACGCTGTTTATCTGCAAGTGGAAAGTTAAGTTCTCCTTCCAAAACTCTGTCATTCGGATTATAAAAAGTGAGTTTTGTTACTGTTGTGGCTCTGTTTCCTAGTATTTCTACTTCAATATCAACGCTTTCTAATTCAATAAATGCGCTATCATTTTTGATTTGTAGAATAGATAATTTTCCTAAATCATCTGTCTTTTGGGCAAAAACTGAAATGAAAAAAGTAAGATAAAAAAATACAGAGAAAAGTGGCTTGTGTAGATTATGTTTCATCGTAGATAAGTTGTTTTGATTAGATAGTTCTAAATATTTCTTAAAACCCCTACGATAGACTTTAAGCAAAACGTTGCATATAATTGTTGTTTATCATTTCTAAAAACCTATTAACCGAATCAAAAAGGGTTCGAAATCACATTGGCAAGATTTTTTCCTTATAGTTTTTGATAATTTTGTAATATTCAATCACTAGATTAAAATTGTTTCAAAATTAATCCTTATACCAAAAATTACCTCATTTACTTATACCATATAGAATTTCATGAAAACTCGTTTTACTTCAACTCATATTTTTTCATTTCTACTTTCTGCTTTTGGAATAGCTATCATTATTTTTGGAAGTGGTTTTTTTCCTGCTTCTATCAAAACAGAATACAAAAACGAATATGTTTCTTTTGAGAAAATAAATAATTCCTCATCTGTTTATAGATTCTTACTGCCTTCTCATTTGTTCAAAACTACACAAGATACAGCAGGAATGGTCTTTGTCAGAGGAAGTGTTTTTAATATGGGAAGTACCGTTTTTGAAAATGAAATGCCTATTCACGAAGTAGAGTTAGATGATTTTTATATCGGAAGATATGAAGTTACAGTAAAACAATATAGAGAATTTTGTGAAGCAACGGGAAGAGATATGCCAAAAGAACCAATGTGGGGCTGGGACGATACGCACCCAGTTGTGGGCGTAACATGGGATGATGCTAGTCAGTATGCAGAATGGGCAGGAAAGCGTTTGCCAACAGAATCGGAGTGGGAATATGCAGCACGAGGAGGATTAAGCACCTTAAATTATACATATTCAGGTGCAAATTATGCAGAAGTAGTAGGTTGGTATGAAGGAAATTCGGTAGAAATGGTACAACCTATTGGACTCAAAAGACCCAATGAATTAGGTATTTATGATATGTCTGGAAATGTTTGGGAATGGTGTTTTGACCATTATGGACGTTATCGCCAAGGACGCACAAAAAACCCAAAAGGCGTTCCACAAGGATTAAATCGTTGTATTAGAGGTGGAAGTTGGTTTGGAAACAAAGGAAATTTACGCACAGCAAATCGTTATTATAATCCTCAAGGTTTTGGTAGTAACTTGATTGGTTTTAGAGTGGCGATGGATAAATAAAGGCAGTTATCAGTTGGAAACTATATTTCAATTACTTTAGTATAAAAATGACGTTTTTTAGTGAGAAAAATTCGTAATTCGTAATTTGTAATTCGTAATTCTAAAGAAATTAATTGGTAACTGATTTAAGCTCCCAATTGGCAGCATCTGCAAAAATTCCTCTTTCGGCTTGTTCGAATGCATTTCTTGCTTCGCCATAATTTTTGAGTCTTTTATAGAATAATCCTAGTAGAAAGTAATATTTTGAGCGAGTTTCATTGTCTAGTTTTGGAAAGTTTTTCAGAGCTTTTTGTACGA harbors:
- a CDS encoding SUMF1/EgtB/PvdO family nonheme iron enzyme, translated to MKTRFTSTHIFSFLLSAFGIAIIIFGSGFFPASIKTEYKNEYVSFEKINNSSSVYRFLLPSHLFKTTQDTAGMVFVRGSVFNMGSTVFENEMPIHEVELDDFYIGRYEVTVKQYREFCEATGRDMPKEPMWGWDDTHPVVGVTWDDASQYAEWAGKRLPTESEWEYAARGGLSTLNYTYSGANYAEVVGWYEGNSVEMVQPIGLKRPNELGIYDMSGNVWEWCFDHYGRYRQGRTKNPKGVPQGLNRCIRGGSWFGNKGNLRTANRYYNPQGFGSNLIGFRVAMDK